The following DNA comes from Marichromatium purpuratum 984.
GCCGGCGTAGACGTCGCTGAGCTGGTCGAGTTCGTCGACCCCGACGCACTCGTTGATCTGATGGATGGTGGCGTTGCGCGGCCCCAGTTCGACCACCTGTGCGCCGCTCGGGGCGATGAAGCGCCCGTCCGAGGTGCCGCCAGCAGTCGACAGCTCGGTGGTGATGCCGCAGTGCTCGGCGATCGCCGCGCGCGCGGCCTCGACCAGCGCGCCGCTGGGGGTGAGGAAGGGTTCGCCCGAGAGTCGCCAGTCGAGCGCGTAGTCGAAGCCGCCGGCATCGAGAATGGCGGTCACTCGTCGCTTGATGGTGGCCGCGTCGAGTTCGGTGGAGAAGCGCAGATTGAATTGCGCGGCGAGTTCGCCCGGCACCACGTTCTCCGCCCCGGTCCCCATGTTCAGATTGGCGATCTGCAGGCTGGTCGGCGGGAAGTGATCATTGCCCTGGTCCCATGTCTCGGCGGCGAGATCGGCCAGCGCCCGGGCGCTCTCGTGGAAGGGGTTGCGGGCGAGCGCCGGGTAGGCCACGTGGCCCTGCTTGCCGCGCACCTTGAGAAAGCCGCTGATGCTGCCCCGGCGCCCGTTCTTGATGGTGTCGCCGAGCTGTTGACTGCTCGACGGCTCGCCGACCAGCGCGTAGTCGATGTGCTCGCCACGTGCGTCGAGACGGCGCATCACCTCCACCGTACCCGCGGTCGCGGGCCCTTCCTCGTCACTGGT
Coding sequences within:
- the dapE gene encoding succinyl-diaminopimelate desuccinylase; this translates as MTLSPTLQLAHELIARPSVTPDDQGCQQLLAERLAALDFRIEAMPRDGVTNLWARRGDQAPLFCFAGHTDVVPPGPLEQWDSPPFAPTIRDGLLYGRGAADMKGSIAAFVCALEAFVAHHPDHRGSIALLITSDEEGPATAGTVEVMRRLDARGEHIDYALVGEPSSSQQLGDTIKNGRRGSISGFLKVRGKQGHVAYPALARNPFHESARALADLAAETWDQGNDHFPPTSLQIANLNMGTGAENVVPGELAAQFNLRFSTELDAATIKRRVTAILDAGGFDYALDWRLSGEPFLTPSGALVEAARAAIAEHCGITTELSTAGGTSDGRFIAPSGAQVVELGPRNATIHQINECVGVDELDQLSDVYAGILERLLGNAA